The following proteins come from a genomic window of Dongia rigui:
- a CDS encoding TetR/AcrR family transcriptional regulator, translating to MARREPEKRPYQQKRRAELTAETRRRIVEAAIELHTDIGPGRTTISMVAERAGVQRHTFYAHFPDERSLLMACSGEAMARDPLPDAGPWRELARPKARLKTGLKALYDWYGRNADLTACVLRDAEYHELVRDISALRWGPGMARIIEVLGEGLEPRQIPLLHLALSFHSWRSLVRESGLETEAAVDAMVAAIFAKA from the coding sequence ATGGCCCGCCGCGAACCCGAGAAACGCCCCTATCAGCAGAAGCGCCGCGCCGAACTGACCGCCGAAACCCGGCGGCGCATCGTCGAGGCTGCGATCGAGCTCCATACCGATATCGGTCCCGGCCGCACCACGATCAGCATGGTGGCGGAACGTGCCGGCGTGCAGAGACACACCTTCTATGCCCATTTCCCCGATGAGCGCAGTCTGCTCATGGCCTGTTCGGGCGAGGCCATGGCGCGCGACCCGCTGCCAGATGCCGGCCCCTGGCGCGAGTTGGCGCGGCCGAAGGCGCGCCTGAAGACAGGGCTGAAGGCGCTTTACGATTGGTACGGGCGCAATGCGGATCTCACCGCCTGCGTGCTGCGGGATGCCGAATATCACGAGCTGGTGCGCGACATATCGGCCCTGCGCTGGGGCCCTGGCATGGCGCGCATCATCGAGGTTTTGGGCGAGGGGCTGGAACCGCGGCAGATTCCCTTGCTGCATCTGGCGCTCAGCTTCCACAGCTGGCGTTCGCTGGTTCGGGAAAGTGGTCTCGAAACAGAAGCTGCCGTCGACGCGATGGTCGCGGCAATCTTCGCGAAGGCCTAG
- a CDS encoding oxygen-binding di-iron domain-containing protein yields the protein METHIAEIADGIYRLSTYVAEIAPPAGFTFNQFLVLGEEPLLFHTGPRGMFPSVRAAMARVMDPANLRWITFGHVEADECGAMNEWLKVAPRAQVAHGRTGCFVSLNDLADRAPRMLDDGEVIDLGSSKRIRYLDTPHVPHGWEAGLYVEETSGTLLCGDLFTQLGNGPALVSSDIVGPAIAAEDMFKSSSLHPSMGATIRRLADLKPQRLALMHGPSFEGDASAALLALGDYYDRQHQAQAA from the coding sequence ATGGAAACCCACATTGCCGAGATCGCCGACGGCATCTATCGCCTGTCGACCTATGTGGCGGAGATCGCCCCGCCCGCCGGCTTTACCTTCAACCAGTTCCTGGTGCTGGGAGAGGAGCCGCTGCTGTTTCATACCGGCCCCAGGGGCATGTTCCCCTCGGTCCGTGCCGCCATGGCCCGGGTGATGGACCCGGCAAACTTGCGCTGGATCACCTTCGGTCATGTCGAGGCCGATGAATGCGGCGCCATGAATGAATGGCTGAAGGTGGCGCCCCGGGCGCAGGTCGCCCACGGGCGGACTGGCTGCTTCGTGTCCCTGAACGATCTCGCCGACCGAGCCCCGCGCATGCTGGACGATGGCGAAGTGATCGACCTTGGCAGCAGCAAGCGCATTCGCTATCTCGACACGCCCCATGTGCCGCACGGCTGGGAAGCCGGGCTCTATGTCGAGGAGACAAGCGGCACGCTGCTCTGCGGCGATCTCTTCACCCAGCTCGGCAACGGCCCGGCCCTGGTCAGCAGCGACATCGTCGGCCCGGCGATCGCCGCGGAGGACATGTTCAAGTCGTCCAGCCTCCATCCCAGCATGGGTGCCACGATCCGCCGCCTGGCCGATCTGAAACCCCAGCGCCTCGCCCTCATGCACGGGCCTAGTTTCGAAGGCGATGCATCGGCGGCGCTGCTGGCCCTGGGAGACTACTACGACCGGCAGCATCAGGCTCAGGCTGCCTGA
- the lepA gene encoding translation elongation factor 4, with protein MTDLAHIRNFSIVAHIDHGKSTLADRLIQACGGLTDREMTEQVLDNMDIEKERGITIKAQTVRLMYKADNGETYQLNLMDTPGHVDFAYEVSRCLAACEGSLLVVDASQGVEAQTLANVYQAIDHHHEIVPVLNKVDLPAAEPARIRQQIEDVIGIDASEAVEISAKTGLNIKGVLEAIVTKLPAPKGDRNAPLKAMLIDSWYDPYLGVVILLRVIDGVVKVKTLARMMAADAVYEIDRVGCFTPKQTLTGELGPGEVGFITAGIKAVADCRIGDTITDDKKPCAEALTGFKPSVPVVFCGLFPIDAADFETLRDSMGRLRLNDASFQYEMETSAALGFGFRCGFLGLLHLEIIQERLEREFNLDLITTAPSVVYKIHMQNGDLIELHNPADFPDVVKIEKIEEPWIKATIMVPDEYLGAILKLCQERRGLQVDLTYAGSRAMVVYRLPLNEVVFDFYDRLKSISRGYASFDYHLDGYEESDLVKLNILVNNDPVDALSCIVHKSQAESRGRVLCEKLKDLIPRQLFKIAIQAAIGAKVIARETVSALRKDVTAKCYGGDISRKRKLLDKQKEGKKKMRQYGNVEIPQSAFIAALKIHE; from the coding sequence ATGACCGATCTCGCGCATATCCGCAATTTCTCCATCGTTGCCCATATCGATCACGGCAAGTCGACCCTCGCGGACCGACTAATCCAGGCCTGCGGCGGCCTGACCGATCGCGAGATGACCGAGCAGGTCCTCGACAATATGGACATCGAGAAGGAGCGCGGCATCACCATCAAGGCGCAGACCGTGCGCCTGATGTACAAGGCCGACAATGGCGAGACCTATCAGCTCAACCTGATGGACACGCCGGGCCATGTCGACTTCGCCTACGAAGTCTCGCGCTGCCTCGCCGCCTGCGAAGGTTCGCTGTTGGTGGTCGATGCATCCCAAGGCGTCGAAGCGCAGACGCTGGCCAATGTCTACCAGGCGATCGACCATCACCACGAGATCGTGCCGGTCCTCAACAAGGTCGATCTTCCCGCCGCCGAACCCGCCCGCATCCGCCAGCAGATCGAGGACGTGATCGGCATCGACGCCTCGGAGGCGGTCGAGATCTCCGCCAAGACCGGTCTCAACATCAAAGGTGTCCTCGAGGCCATCGTCACCAAATTGCCGGCGCCCAAGGGCGACCGCAACGCGCCTTTGAAGGCGATGCTGATCGACAGCTGGTACGACCCCTATCTCGGCGTCGTCATTCTGCTGCGCGTCATCGATGGCGTGGTCAAGGTGAAGACCCTGGCCCGCATGATGGCGGCCGATGCCGTCTACGAAATCGATCGCGTCGGTTGCTTCACGCCGAAGCAGACGCTGACCGGCGAATTGGGCCCCGGCGAAGTGGGCTTCATCACCGCCGGCATCAAGGCCGTGGCCGACTGCCGCATCGGTGACACGATCACCGACGACAAGAAGCCCTGCGCCGAAGCCTTGACCGGTTTCAAGCCTTCCGTGCCGGTGGTGTTCTGCGGCCTCTTCCCCATCGACGCCGCCGATTTCGAAACCCTGCGCGACAGCATGGGGCGCCTGCGCCTCAATGACGCGAGTTTCCAGTATGAAATGGAAACCTCGGCGGCGCTGGGCTTCGGTTTCCGTTGCGGCTTTCTCGGCCTACTGCATCTCGAAATCATTCAGGAGCGCCTGGAGCGTGAGTTCAATCTCGATCTCATCACCACGGCGCCCAGCGTCGTCTACAAGATCCACATGCAGAATGGCGATCTCATCGAACTCCACAACCCGGCCGATTTCCCGGATGTGGTGAAGATCGAGAAGATCGAAGAGCCGTGGATCAAGGCGACCATCATGGTCCCCGACGAATATCTCGGCGCCATTCTCAAGCTGTGCCAGGAACGGCGCGGTCTGCAGGTAGATCTCACCTATGCCGGCAGCCGTGCGATGGTGGTTTATCGCCTGCCGCTGAACGAAGTCGTATTCGATTTCTACGATCGCCTGAAATCGATCAGCCGCGGGTATGCGAGCTTCGACTATCACCTCGACGGGTATGAAGAGAGCGACCTGGTGAAGCTCAACATCCTGGTCAACAACGACCCCGTGGATGCGCTCTCCTGCATCGTGCACAAATCCCAAGCCGAAAGCCGCGGCCGCGTGCTGTGCGAGAAATTGAAAGACCTCATCCCAAGGCAGCTCTTCAAGATCGCCATCCAGGCGGCGATCGGTGCCAAGGTCATCGCCCGCGAAACCGTCTCGGCCCTCAGGAAGGACGTCACCGCCAAATGCTATGGCGGCGATATCAGCCGCAAAAGGAAGCTCCTCGACAAGCAAAAAGAGGGCAAGAAGAAGATGCGCCAATACGGCAACGTCGAAATCCCGCAGAGCGCCTTCATCGCCGCCCTCAAGATCCACGAGTAA